In Aliarcobacter faecis, a genomic segment contains:
- a CDS encoding carbon starvation CstA family protein, with protein sequence MNKLIWLLIAIVGAICFGYLALQNGETVSAMYLVVAAVCIYMIAYRFYGRFIAYKVLELDKNRATPAMIHDDGRDYVPTNKSVLFGHHFAAIAGAGPLVGPILAAQMGYLPSMLWILVGGVFAGAVHDFVVLFISSRRDGRSLGEIIKDELGTFTGAVTMIAIFGIMLIIIAILSMVVVKALAESPWGLFTIAMTIPIAIFMGIYMRYLRPGKVGEASVIGFILLILAIHYGSVIAADPVWAARFTFDAPTLAIIMMAYGFIAAILPVWFLLAPRDYLSTFLKIGVILLMAIAIIIVAPDIQMPKTNSQYFDGTGPVFAGAIFPFLFITIACGAISGFHALISSGTSPKMLENETHALPVGYGSMLMESAVAIMALICATILHPGLYFAINSPAAFIGTDIVNVAQTISGWGFTVTAEEIKTLTTNIGEQTILSRTGGAPTFAIGVALVLHELFGGIDMMGFWYHFAILFEALFILTAVDAGTRACRFMVQDILGNVYKPLGNTSNYISGIIATFLSVAGWGYFLYQGTIDPRGGIYSLWPLFGVSNQMLAGMALLLATAILFKMGKAKYTWVTVIPAIFVLTATMYGGIQKVLPFKEGDRVHNAVSHVATAQIQIKKIADLEAKLPTITDEAEIAKINKDIGIAKQVKFSNIINAILCIFFMFATILVIIATLGICFGKIKIPLKETPYVRLDSLQKA encoded by the coding sequence ATGAACAAACTTATTTGGCTTCTAATAGCCATTGTCGGGGCTATTTGTTTTGGCTATTTAGCTTTACAAAATGGTGAAACAGTTTCAGCTATGTACTTAGTTGTAGCTGCTGTGTGTATTTATATGATTGCATACAGATTTTATGGAAGATTTATTGCTTATAAAGTTTTAGAACTAGATAAGAATAGAGCAACTCCAGCAATGATTCATGATGATGGAAGAGATTATGTTCCTACAAATAAATCTGTTTTATTTGGTCATCACTTTGCTGCAATTGCTGGTGCTGGTCCACTTGTTGGTCCAATTTTAGCTGCTCAAATGGGATATTTACCTTCAATGCTTTGGATACTTGTAGGTGGAGTATTTGCTGGTGCTGTTCATGATTTTGTGGTTTTATTTATATCTTCAAGAAGAGATGGAAGATCTTTAGGTGAAATTATAAAAGATGAGTTAGGAACATTTACAGGTGCTGTTACTATGATTGCAATATTTGGTATTATGCTAATTATTATTGCTATTTTATCAATGGTTGTTGTAAAAGCACTTGCTGAATCTCCTTGGGGATTATTTACTATTGCTATGACAATTCCAATTGCTATTTTTATGGGTATTTATATGAGATACTTAAGACCTGGAAAAGTTGGAGAAGCTTCAGTTATAGGATTTATTCTTCTAATTTTAGCAATTCATTATGGAAGTGTTATTGCTGCTGATCCAGTTTGGGCTGCAAGATTTACTTTTGATGCTCCAACATTAGCAATTATTATGATGGCTTATGGTTTTATAGCTGCTATTTTACCTGTTTGGTTTTTATTAGCACCTAGAGATTATCTATCAACTTTTTTGAAAATTGGTGTAATTCTACTTATGGCTATTGCAATAATTATTGTTGCTCCAGATATTCAAATGCCAAAAACTAACTCTCAATATTTTGATGGAACTGGTCCAGTTTTTGCAGGAGCTATTTTCCCATTTTTATTTATTACGATTGCTTGTGGAGCTATTAGTGGATTCCATGCTCTAATTTCAAGTGGAACAAGCCCTAAAATGCTTGAAAATGAGACTCATGCTTTACCTGTTGGATATGGTTCAATGTTAATGGAAAGTGCTGTTGCTATAATGGCTTTAATATGTGCTACTATTTTACATCCTGGATTATATTTTGCAATTAACTCACCTGCTGCATTTATTGGAACAGATATAGTAAATGTTGCTCAAACTATTTCAGGTTGGGGATTTACTGTAACTGCTGAAGAGATAAAAACACTTACAACAAATATTGGAGAGCAAACAATTCTTTCAAGAACTGGTGGAGCACCAACATTTGCTATTGGAGTTGCTCTTGTACTTCATGAGCTATTTGGTGGAATTGATATGATGGGATTTTGGTACCACTTTGCAATTTTATTTGAAGCTCTATTTATTTTAACTGCTGTTGATGCAGGAACTCGTGCTTGTAGATTTATGGTTCAAGATATTTTAGGAAATGTTTATAAGCCTTTAGGAAATACAAGTAACTACATATCTGGGATTATTGCAACTTTCTTAAGTGTTGCTGGATGGGGATATTTCTTATATCAAGGAACAATCGATCCTAGAGGTGGAATTTACTCATTATGGCCACTATTTGGAGTAAGTAATCAAATGTTAGCTGGTATGGCTTTATTACTTGCAACTGCAATATTGTTTAAAATGGGTAAAGCAAAATATACTTGGGTTACAGTAATACCTGCAATTTTTGTATTAACTGCAACTATGTATGGTGGAATTCAAAAAGTATTACCTTTTAAAGAGGGAGATAGAGTTCACAATGCTGTAAGTCATGTTGCAACTGCTCAAATTCAGATTAAAAAGATTGCTGATTTAGAAGCAAAATTACCTACAATCACAGATGAAGCAGAGATTGCTAAAATCAATAAAGATATAGGAATTGCAAAACAAGTTAAGTTTTCAAATATAATAAATGCTATTTTATGTATATTCTTTATGTTTGCAACAATTCTTGTAATTATTGCAACTTTAGGAATTTGTTTTGGGAAAATAAAAATTCCTTTAAAAGAGACTCCTTACGTAAGGCTTGATAGTTTACAAAAGGCTTGA
- the kcuS gene encoding KCU-star family selenoprotein — MIKQIKALYEKSEKFFHPLVGLSSYEKYLEHMKRTHPDKKVLTRGEFFNDCIEKKYNSGGFKKCC, encoded by the coding sequence ATGATAAAACAAATCAAAGCTTTATATGAAAAATCTGAAAAGTTTTTTCATCCCCTTGTGGGACTTTCTAGCTATGAAAAATATCTTGAACACATGAAAAGAACTCATCCTGATAAAAAGGTTTTAACACGAGGTGAATTTTTTAATGACTGTATAGAGAAAAAATATAATAGTGGTGGATTTAAAAAGTGTTGTTAA
- a CDS encoding PepSY-associated TM helix domain-containing protein → MHKTLWFKIHWILGFFFGLTLIIIGVTGSTLSYQKELTKFFNKDSYIVEVPQDQAKLSAKELLEKYQESNPKAKINSISFSSNLESSVVLNIASEEPNERKGKNVYLNPYTAEVLPEIKGNDFFSLMLRLHRWLAFEGDYRTVGKQVVAISTIACIILTISGLIIYWPRVKHAFFKSFTFSFKHKNRAFLSTMHSAVGMWVIPLFLLMTLTGLYWSYDWYRAMLYNIAGVEQPVRAQQPQAKEGQEAEGQKGQAEQGQKDKRPQDGQNARMQGEKPEGDMPRKEGMKPEGQKPQQQKAKSNFNEHQKAINMFEIFVQKDYENATLRFPQKGTIYSISYLDVDAAHYRARNTIEVDINSWQLLKHDKYEDKPLNEKLIGSMLPLHTGEYFGVIGQTLAFIASGLMALFVITGYMLYYDRWKKKKAKALKEKAKS, encoded by the coding sequence ATGCATAAAACATTATGGTTTAAAATTCATTGGATTTTAGGATTCTTTTTTGGTTTGACTTTAATTATTATTGGAGTAACTGGTTCTACTTTATCTTATCAAAAAGAGTTAACAAAATTTTTTAATAAAGATAGTTATATAGTAGAAGTTCCACAAGATCAAGCAAAACTTTCTGCAAAAGAGTTGTTAGAGAAATATCAAGAGTCTAATCCAAAAGCTAAGATAAATAGTATCTCTTTTTCAAGTAATTTAGAATCTTCTGTTGTATTAAATATAGCTTCAGAAGAGCCAAACGAAAGAAAGGGTAAAAATGTATATTTAAATCCATATACAGCTGAAGTTTTACCAGAGATTAAAGGAAATGATTTTTTCTCTTTGATGCTTAGATTACATAGATGGTTGGCTTTTGAAGGTGATTATAGAACGGTTGGAAAACAAGTTGTAGCTATTTCAACTATTGCTTGTATTATACTTACTATTAGTGGTTTGATTATTTATTGGCCAAGAGTTAAACATGCATTTTTCAAAAGTTTTACTTTTAGTTTCAAACATAAAAATAGAGCATTTTTATCAACTATGCATAGTGCTGTTGGTATGTGGGTAATACCGCTTTTTTTACTTATGACACTTACTGGGCTTTATTGGTCTTATGATTGGTATAGAGCTATGTTATATAATATAGCAGGAGTTGAACAACCTGTAAGAGCTCAACAACCTCAAGCAAAAGAGGGACAAGAAGCAGAAGGGCAAAAAGGACAAGCAGAACAAGGACAAAAGGATAAAAGACCTCAAGATGGGCAAAATGCTAGAATGCAGGGTGAAAAACCAGAAGGTGATATGCCAAGAAAAGAGGGTATGAAACCTGAAGGACAAAAACCACAACAGCAAAAAGCTAAATCAAACTTTAATGAACATCAAAAAGCAATTAATATGTTTGAGATTTTTGTTCAAAAGGATTATGAGAATGCAACTTTGAGATTTCCACAAAAAGGTACTATTTATTCAATTAGTTATTTAGATGTAGATGCAGCCCATTATAGAGCTAGAAATACTATTGAAGTAGATATTAATTCATGGCAACTTTTAAAACATGATAAATATGAAGATAAACCTTTAAATGAGAAGTTAATAGGTAGTATGTTACCTTTACATACAGGAGAATATTTTGGAGTTATAGGGCAAACTTTAGCATTTATAGCTTCTGGATTGATGGCACTATTTGTAATAACTGGTTATATGTTATATTATGATAGATGGAAGAAGAAAAAAGCAAAAGCTTTAAAAGAAAAAGCTAAAAGCTAA
- a CDS encoding DUF4198 domain-containing protein: MKKLVYGFVASTLLLVSANAHEIWLKLDDKKSEAKLFFGHFEDDEKEGGEAFSRIKEGVVYPNDLVKEVKRNSDNITYTLTKKSDIVVVQEGEPRKGKDSEIVTKRVNYVKSGSTIKEPITTFDIVPVETSKNLFKLVYNNQPLVKQEVNVISPTGWEKSFSTNDKGEFTIHTPWIGTYLLQAKFEDNTKGEVDGKAFDKTVHAISYTIENSQGLTWKKNK; encoded by the coding sequence TTGAAAAAATTAGTTTATGGTTTTGTAGCATCAACACTATTATTGGTAAGTGCAAATGCACATGAGATTTGGCTTAAATTAGATGATAAAAAGAGTGAGGCTAAACTTTTTTTTGGTCATTTTGAAGATGATGAAAAAGAGGGTGGAGAAGCATTTTCAAGAATCAAAGAGGGTGTTGTTTATCCAAATGATTTAGTAAAAGAGGTAAAAAGAAATAGTGATAATATCACATATACTCTTACTAAAAAAAGTGATATTGTAGTAGTTCAAGAGGGTGAGCCAAGAAAAGGTAAAGATTCAGAAATAGTTACGAAAAGAGTAAATTATGTAAAATCAGGAAGTACAATTAAAGAGCCTATAACTACTTTTGACATAGTACCTGTTGAAACATCTAAGAATCTTTTTAAGTTGGTTTATAATAATCAACCTTTAGTAAAACAAGAGGTAAATGTTATATCTCCAACAGGATGGGAAAAATCTTTTTCAACTAATGATAAAGGAGAGTTTACTATTCATACACCTTGGATAGGGACTTATTTATTACAAGCAAAATTTGAAGATAACACAAAAGGTGAAGTTGATGGTAAAGCTTTTGATAAAACAGTACATGCGATATCTTATACTATTGAAAATAGTCAAGGTTTGACTTGGAAAAAAAATAAGTAA
- a CDS encoding class I SAM-dependent methyltransferase codes for MKKKDGYILDVSYPIFFYKEMQALWLNSVTSFLGFKTPDITKSFSYLELACATGVNLIVCAINNPNANFVGVDFNKEHIQKARKDAEFIGLKNIEFKHCDFETFLKENKQNFDFIVNHGTFSWISPVQQKTILQIVSKFLNDLGIFYLHYMCHPGSVSLLPIQKLLSVVDSHVQDSSIKSIEVGKKLFNDLNSAGAFVDNPKIDSIIKTLENNSNSYLSHEFLTDYWNPLYSIDVHKMVFENTKATFLGSANPCDNIDNISIPSKMQDILRNIKSPVLKEYIKDLARDSKQRVDIFQKNPQIFENEEHIKTINKMSFKLLPNAPKSGSMNFKTPIGDIEAPKEVISPLLEKLAKKEIRFEELITLTNFKNNPIFLIETIFLLMNANCLHPISSSAKLVDKIFVKKFNEKMKEDNVKLKLLADCGTAI; via the coding sequence ATGAAAAAAAAAGATGGTTATATTTTAGATGTTTCTTATCCAATATTTTTTTATAAAGAGATGCAAGCACTTTGGCTAAATAGTGTAACAAGTTTTTTAGGTTTTAAAACACCTGATATTACAAAATCTTTCTCCTATTTAGAATTAGCTTGTGCAACAGGAGTAAATCTAATAGTTTGTGCTATAAATAATCCAAATGCCAATTTTGTAGGAGTTGATTTTAATAAAGAGCATATTCAAAAAGCTAGAAAAGATGCTGAGTTTATAGGGCTAAAAAATATAGAGTTTAAACATTGTGATTTTGAAACTTTTTTAAAAGAAAATAAGCAAAATTTTGATTTTATAGTAAATCATGGTACTTTTTCGTGGATTTCTCCAGTTCAGCAAAAAACAATTTTACAAATAGTTTCAAAATTTTTAAATGATTTAGGGATATTTTATCTTCACTATATGTGCCATCCTGGTTCGGTTTCATTATTGCCTATTCAAAAACTATTAAGTGTGGTTGATTCTCATGTACAAGATTCATCAATTAAAAGTATTGAAGTAGGGAAAAAACTATTTAATGATTTAAATAGTGCAGGGGCTTTTGTGGATAATCCAAAAATTGATTCTATTATAAAAACTTTGGAAAATAATAGTAATTCCTATTTATCTCATGAGTTTTTAACAGATTATTGGAATCCTTTATATTCAATAGATGTTCACAAAATGGTTTTTGAAAATACAAAAGCTACATTTTTAGGTAGTGCAAACCCTTGTGATAATATTGATAATATTAGTATTCCTTCTAAGATGCAAGATATTTTAAGAAATATAAAATCACCAGTTTTAAAAGAGTATATAAAAGATTTAGCTAGGGATTCTAAACAAAGAGTTGATATTTTTCAAAAAAATCCACAAATATTTGAAAATGAAGAGCATATAAAAACAATAAATAAAATGAGTTTTAAGCTTCTTCCAAATGCTCCAAAAAGTGGAAGTATGAATTTTAAAACTCCTATAGGAGATATAGAAGCTCCAAAAGAGGTTATTTCACCACTATTAGAAAAATTAGCAAAAAAAGAGATTAGATTTGAAGAGTTAATAACTCTTACTAATTTTAAAAATAATCCTATTTTTTTGATAGAGACAATTTTTCTTTTGATGAATGCAAACTGTTTACATCCAATATCTAGTAGTGCAAAATTGGTAGATAAAATTTTTGTTAAAAAGTTTAATGAAAAAATGAAAGAGGATAATGTTAAATTGAAACTTTTGGCTGATTGTGGAACGGCTATATAA
- a CDS encoding TonB-dependent receptor domain-containing protein, with amino-acid sequence MKIRLAMSVAAILVAGGGTLLSANETIKLDEVQVVTSATGYEQNVADAPATISVITAEELEKKSYSNITDALKNVPGVYVNGGGTNQTISIRGMSAAYTLYLIDGKPMNDGQLLTTNGGISGANISFLPPLEAIERIEVIRGPASALYGSDAMGGVINIITKKHSDKATASIKTEYIKADSSNKVNNDSTNTSIYANVPLVDKLLSLQITGGYQTTDESSFQKNTSESGESEPDYSVKNIGGKLVFTPDDNNTITTGYGYTIQERTHNPGKSYTQYTSATGNRVVIAGKDYIKSGDNYYPAYDNGTLNAMGQPVYQSDIIPNTRSYSKLEKTNLNLNHEAKYDKLLVNSYIQYDKDKNSSITGRKVGNITNPGGIEFETTTLNSQGTYFFDTNSLTFGANYKKENLEDGSTNQNASMAGKVTKMERYQWALFAEDTWSVTDDLALTLSGRFDKNEQYGSEFSPKAYAVYSLTDNLNLKGGVIKGYKAPSLRNSAPEYMLNSMGGALIPNPDLEPEKSWTYEAGVTYDNPDIGLGGSLMLFQTDFKDKITRTSNINGSKVQNSQFYIDNPNLPYNSYGYTRQFNVDKAEIKGIELTTDYYILENLKYRHSYTFTDSEQKSGQYEGNPLNDISKHMFNAGLDWDVTSKWLLWTQANYRGKTSGTSTNEDDKTPSYTFVDLGGVYKYDKKLQFSAGVYNIANKNVLDDGNSNVLDGRRYSVAMNMKF; translated from the coding sequence ATGAAAATAAGACTCGCTATGTCTGTTGCCGCAATTTTAGTTGCGGGAGGGGGTACATTACTTAGTGCCAATGAAACAATAAAACTTGATGAAGTTCAAGTTGTAACTTCTGCTACTGGGTATGAGCAAAATGTTGCTGATGCTCCAGCAACAATTTCAGTTATAACAGCTGAAGAATTGGAAAAAAAATCTTATTCAAATATTACAGATGCACTTAAGAATGTCCCAGGTGTTTATGTAAATGGTGGTGGAACTAATCAAACAATTTCTATTAGAGGTATGAGTGCGGCATATACACTTTATTTAATTGATGGGAAACCAATGAATGATGGTCAATTACTTACAACTAATGGTGGAATTTCTGGGGCAAATATTAGCTTTTTGCCACCACTTGAAGCAATTGAAAGAATTGAGGTAATTAGAGGTCCTGCTTCTGCACTATATGGAAGTGATGCTATGGGTGGGGTTATAAATATAATTACAAAAAAACACTCTGATAAAGCAACTGCAAGTATTAAAACAGAATATATTAAAGCTGATTCATCAAATAAAGTAAACAATGATTCAACAAATACTAGTATTTATGCAAATGTTCCTTTAGTAGATAAATTATTATCTTTACAGATTACTGGAGGTTATCAGACAACAGATGAGAGTAGTTTTCAAAAAAATACTTCTGAATCAGGAGAAAGCGAACCAGATTATTCTGTAAAAAATATAGGAGGTAAATTAGTATTTACACCAGATGATAATAATACTATAACAACTGGATATGGTTATACTATACAAGAAAGAACACACAATCCAGGGAAAAGTTATACTCAATATACATCAGCAACAGGAAATCGTGTAGTAATAGCAGGGAAAGATTATATCAAAAGTGGAGATAACTACTATCCTGCATATGATAATGGAACATTAAATGCAATGGGACAACCAGTATATCAATCAGATATTATTCCTAATACTAGGTCTTATTCAAAGTTAGAAAAGACTAATCTTAACTTAAATCATGAAGCAAAATATGATAAACTTTTAGTTAATTCTTACATACAATATGATAAAGATAAAAATAGTTCAATTACTGGAAGAAAAGTGGGTAATATAACAAATCCAGGAGGTATAGAGTTTGAAACTACAACTTTAAATTCACAAGGGACTTACTTTTTTGATACTAACTCTTTAACTTTTGGAGCAAACTATAAAAAAGAGAATCTTGAAGATGGTTCAACTAATCAAAATGCTAGTATGGCTGGAAAAGTTACAAAAATGGAGAGATATCAATGGGCACTATTTGCTGAAGATACTTGGAGTGTAACTGATGATTTAGCTTTAACTTTAAGTGGAAGATTTGATAAAAATGAACAATATGGAAGTGAATTTTCTCCAAAAGCTTATGCAGTTTATAGTTTAACAGATAACTTAAATTTAAAAGGTGGAGTTATCAAAGGTTATAAAGCACCTAGTTTAAGAAACTCTGCACCAGAATATATGCTAAATTCGATGGGTGGAGCACTTATTCCAAATCCTGATTTAGAGCCCGAAAAAAGCTGGACTTATGAAGCTGGAGTTACTTATGATAATCCAGATATTGGACTTGGTGGAAGTTTGATGTTATTTCAAACTGATTTCAAAGATAAAATTACAAGAACATCTAACATTAATGGAAGTAAAGTGCAAAACAGTCAGTTTTATATAGACAATCCAAATCTTCCTTATAATAGTTATGGATATACTAGGCAATTTAATGTTGATAAAGCAGAAATTAAAGGTATTGAACTTACAACAGATTACTATATTTTAGAGAATTTAAAATATAGACACTCTTATACATTTACAGATAGTGAACAAAAATCTGGACAGTATGAAGGAAACCCTTTAAATGATATTTCTAAACATATGTTTAATGCGGGACTTGATTGGGATGTAACTTCTAAATGGTTGTTATGGACTCAAGCAAATTATAGAGGTAAAACAAGTGGAACATCTACAAATGAAGATGATAAAACTCCTTCATATACATTTGTTGATTTAGGTGGTGTTTATAAATATGATAAAAAACTACAGTTTTCAGCAGGTGTTTACAATATAGCAAATAAAAATGTTCTTGATGATGGAAACTCAAATGTTTTGGATGGAAGAAGATATAGCGTTGCTATGAATATGAAATTTTAG
- a CDS encoding ferritin-like domain-containing protein — protein MAIDYNILKSKRVDIDSKIGVDEQILQIAIYDEFKAYETYSKVIEKFGNINPFSNIKEAEAVHYSVLINLAQKYNVEVPINDWADKIKIPNSVIECCELGVAAEIQNIEMYNNLLSFATQNDIIDVLFRLQAASFNNHLPAFRSCVINHYNNGLPQENVDMMAKMQEYQEIINSLMSGNIDENTVSTIANKFFPNIGFEFLGGAASGAGLIALLNWYLENQNSSKE, from the coding sequence ATGGCGATTGACTACAATATTTTAAAAAGTAAAAGAGTTGATATAGATTCAAAAATAGGTGTTGATGAACAGATTTTACAAATTGCTATTTATGATGAGTTTAAAGCTTATGAAACTTATAGCAAAGTAATAGAAAAATTTGGAAATATAAATCCATTTTCAAATATAAAAGAGGCTGAAGCTGTTCATTATAGTGTGCTTATAAATCTAGCACAAAAATATAATGTAGAAGTTCCAATCAATGATTGGGCAGATAAAATAAAAATTCCAAATAGTGTTATTGAGTGTTGTGAGTTGGGTGTTGCTGCTGAAATTCAAAATATTGAGATGTATAATAATCTTTTGAGTTTTGCAACACAAAATGATATTATTGATGTTCTTTTTAGACTTCAAGCTGCATCTTTTAACAACCATTTACCAGCTTTTAGGTCTTGTGTAATAAACCACTATAATAATGGACTTCCTCAAGAAAATGTTGATATGATGGCAAAAATGCAAGAGTATCAAGAGATAATAAATAGTTTAATGAGTGGAAATATAGATGAAAATACAGTTTCAACTATAGCTAATAAGTTTTTTCCAAACATTGGATTTGAGTTTTTAGGTGGAGCAGCAAGTGGAGCAGGACTTATTGCTTTATTAAATTGGTATTTAGAAAATCAAAATTCATCTAAGGAGTAA
- a CDS encoding heavy metal translocating P-type ATPase, with the protein MDKNFIKVHQSGLRARYKLELLRDKFIDEDILKSYFNDLNEIKNIRVNKKAYSIIFELNSDIFSKIEEKLTNISLENLLQTASKNSNSVCVTCVSSEEPSMQGTLLASSALVAERLITNNTSKAAITTLACTPLLIDGTKELFSEGLTSHVLEAGAVAISILRKDYLAANSTNAMLELGEYIEETTVHKSDDLLKELAKPNIEEAWVEKIIDGKVTEILVKTEDLNIGDIVVVGAGSTIAIDGHIIDGAGTINQVSMTGEATPIAKYRGDRVLSGTIVEEGRFRIWAEQVGANTATQRIKHYIENSLNEKSSAQLKANKLADKLVPVTLGLATAAYIFTRDFERVASVLQADYSCALKLATPVAFKSTISKAGHSGIMIKGAKSIEALASADTFVFDKTGTLTAGELEVVSVDSYDKNWSADELLNLTASTEEHYFHPVAEAVVKAAKERGFVHMHHEEVQFIVAHGVKTEVDGKSVIIGSRHFLEDDEKIDFSMHKNDIENSLKKSDTLLYIGYNGKLLGTIGLADEIRKNSKESIKKLKALGVKNIVMLTGDIKSKALKIADDLGINEVRAELLPHEKADIVKELMSQGKKVAFVGDGINDAPALISAHVGISMSKGADIAKATADISLLKDDIAAVVEAKEYANKTMSLINTNFNATVGINSGILAGATFGLFSPIVTAVLHNGTTIGLLLNSIRGVNLAKK; encoded by the coding sequence ATGGATAAAAATTTTATAAAAGTTCATCAATCAGGACTTAGAGCTAGATATAAATTAGAACTTTTAAGAGATAAATTTATAGATGAAGATATTTTAAAAAGCTATTTCAATGACTTAAATGAGATAAAAAATATAAGAGTAAATAAAAAAGCTTACTCTATCATTTTTGAATTAAATAGTGATATTTTCTCAAAAATTGAAGAAAAACTGACAAATATCTCATTAGAAAATCTTTTACAAACTGCTTCAAAAAACTCTAATAGTGTTTGTGTAACTTGTGTAAGTAGTGAAGAACCTTCTATGCAAGGTACACTATTAGCTAGTTCTGCATTAGTAGCTGAAAGATTAATTACAAATAACACTTCAAAAGCTGCAATTACAACTCTTGCTTGTACTCCACTTTTAATAGATGGAACAAAAGAGCTTTTTAGTGAAGGTCTAACTTCTCATGTGCTTGAAGCTGGTGCTGTTGCTATTTCTATTTTACGAAAAGATTATTTAGCTGCAAACTCTACAAATGCTATGCTAGAACTAGGAGAGTATATAGAAGAAACAACTGTTCATAAAAGTGATGATTTATTAAAAGAGTTAGCAAAACCAAATATCGAAGAAGCTTGGGTTGAAAAAATTATAGATGGAAAAGTAACTGAAATTCTAGTAAAAACTGAAGATTTAAATATTGGTGATATTGTAGTTGTTGGAGCTGGAAGTACTATTGCTATTGATGGGCATATTATTGATGGAGCAGGAACTATAAATCAAGTTTCAATGACAGGAGAAGCTACTCCTATTGCAAAATATAGAGGAGATAGAGTTCTTTCTGGAACTATTGTTGAAGAGGGAAGATTTAGAATTTGGGCTGAACAAGTTGGCGCAAATACAGCAACTCAAAGGATAAAACACTATATAGAAAACTCTTTAAATGAAAAATCATCTGCTCAACTAAAAGCAAATAAACTTGCAGATAAACTTGTACCTGTTACTTTAGGTCTTGCAACAGCTGCGTATATTTTTACAAGAGATTTTGAAAGAGTTGCTTCAGTTTTACAAGCAGATTACTCATGTGCTTTAAAATTAGCAACTCCAGTTGCTTTTAAATCTACTATTTCAAAAGCTGGACATAGTGGTATTATGATAAAAGGGGCAAAATCTATTGAAGCACTAGCTAGTGCAGATACTTTTGTATTTGATAAAACTGGAACTTTAACAGCTGGAGAGTTAGAAGTTGTTAGTGTTGATTCTTATGATAAAAATTGGAGTGCAGATGAGCTTTTAAACCTTACTGCTTCAACAGAAGAACACTATTTTCACCCTGTTGCTGAAGCTGTTGTAAAAGCAGCAAAAGAGAGAGGTTTTGTACATATGCACCACGAAGAGGTTCAATTTATTGTAGCTCATGGTGTAAAAACAGAAGTAGATGGGAAATCTGTAATTATTGGAAGTCGTCACTTTTTAGAAGATGATGAAAAAATAGATTTCTCAATGCACAAAAATGATATTGAAAACTCTTTAAAAAAGAGTGATACCCTACTTTATATAGGATACAATGGAAAACTTTTAGGAACTATTGGTTTAGCCGATGAGATAAGAAAAAACTCTAAAGAGTCAATAAAAAAATTAAAAGCTCTTGGTGTAAAGAATATAGTTATGCTAACAGGAGATATTAAGTCAAAAGCACTAAAAATAGCAGATGATTTAGGTATTAATGAAGTAAGAGCTGAACTTTTACCACATGAAAAAGCAGATATTGTAAAAGAGCTAATGAGTCAAGGTAAAAAAGTTGCATTTGTTGGAGATGGAATAAATGATGCTCCAGCTTTAATTTCAGCTCATGTTGGAATATCTATGAGTAAAGGTGCTGATATAGCAAAAGCAACAGCGGATATAAGCCTTTTAAAAGATGATATAGCTGCCGTTGTTGAAGCAAAAGAGTATGCAAATAAAACTATGAGTTTAATAAATACAAACTTTAATGCAACAGTTGGAATAAACTCTGGAATACTTGCAGGGGCAACTTTTGGACTCTTTTCTCCAATTGTAACTGCAGTTTTACATAATGGTACAACAATAGGATTATTACTTAACTCAATAAGAGGAGTAAATTTAGCAAAAAAATAG